The Phaeocystidibacter marisrubri DNA segment TCGAATATCCCGATATACCCAACAATGCCACCACCGCAATAGCCGTGATTAAGAGGGGCAAAATTCGATTCAATCGTCGCACTCGTGGCCCCACTTTCAATTTCCACTTATTCGAAAGTTTTTGAATCGCAACCAAACTTCCGGTGAGCGACATTGCTCCAATGGAAACGCTAAGCCAGATGAGCGAAAGCATCAACGGAGGAAGGCCCTCCTCTGTACTGTTCATGGTTTCAGATATCCCAATCAGCATTGCACACGCGCCCCCAGTTGCATTGAAAAGCGATATGAGCTGTGGCATTCTTGTCATCTCTACTCTCCTCGACATCGAACGACCAAGGAATACACCTGCTCCAATAGCCAAGATCAAGATGATCGCCTTGTTCACATGCCAATCGTCCATGGAGAAACCCAACAAGGTTACTGCAACGGCCAACACCATTCCTATGGCGGCTACACTGTTTCCTTTGGCTGCTTTGGAAGGAATACTCAAGTATTTGAGGCCTACGATAAAGAGCGTTGTAGACACCAAGTAACCGATACTAGGTACGTACATCATGATCTTTGCTTTTTGTCTTTAGCGAATAGTAAGAGCATTCTACTCGTAACAAAGAATCCGCCGGATATATTTAGAGTCCCAACAAACACCGCAATGCCAGCTAGAATCAATCCTACATAATTCTCATTGGGAAGTGAGAGTAAGACGTGAATGGCACCAATCACCACAATTCCGCTAATGGCATTTGCTCCAGACATCAGTGGAGTATGCAATACAGCCGGAACATTGGAAATGACCTCAACACCGAGAAAAACGGCTAAGATGAGGAAGTAAAAGAGTTCAATATGTTCAATGAAATACTCCATTTCTAGGATTTACTTTCTGTGTTAATGGTTGGTCTCGTACACACTCCTTTATCCACCATTCTACTTTCAGACAGTAGTGGATCCAGAGGGTTATCGATGTTCTTGTGCAGGTGTTTGAGGAAGGAGGTGTAGTTGTTTGACAGCAAAGTGGACGACGCATGTACCATCTCACTTGCCAGTGCTGAACTTCCAACAATGGTGACTCCAAAGTGATGAACAGTTTGGTTATCCACAGACTCCGTACAGTTCCCTCCTTGGTCTGATGCTAAATCCACAATCACACTTCCAGGATGCATGGATTCCATACTGGACTTATCCATTAAAACCGGAGCTTTCTTACCTGGAATGTTGGCGGTACTGATTACGATGTCGGCCTTTTCAACCCGAGATTTAATGAGCAATTGCTGCTTGGCCTTGTACGCTTCGGATTGTTCCATCGCGTACCCCCCATGGGCACTGGATTCAGCATAGCCTTCAACCTCTATGAACTGAGCGCCAAGACTTTCAACTTCCTCTTTGGCCGAACTTCGAACATCAAAGGCTTCAACCCTCGCTCCCAATCTCTTGGCCGTCGCGATGGCCTGCAGACCGGCCACGCCAGCGCCTAAGACCAACACCTGTGCTGGTTTGATGGTTCCTGCTGCAGTGGTCAGCATAGGAAATGCCGATGGATAGAGGTTTGCCGCTTTAATAACCGCCTTGTATCCCGCCAAGGAAGCCATGGAAGAAAGAACATCCATGGACTGAGCAATCGTCGTTCTCGGCAAGAGATCCAGACTGTAAACCGTCAATTCCCGATCGATAAATGGTACAAGCCTCTCTTTGTGATAGAGGAAATTGAAAACTCCCACGACGTATTGATGCGGGCGAAGCTCAGAGACGAAGTCCATTTCGTTGGTGGTCAAGATGAGATCAGCTGAACGGATGACCTCCTGCTTCGAGACCACCTGAGCCCCTACTGCCTCATACTCTAAGTCGCTGTATCCTGCGGCCAAACTCGAACCTGAAGTGAAATAAACTTCTATTTCCAGAGATCGAATTAATTCTTGTACCGATGACGGGGTTAGAGGAACTCGGCCATCACGGCCAAGTCCTCCAATCACTCCAATTGAATTGAACATAACTAAGGCTAACTACTTGAATAAAAAGAGAATAAATGGGCTTTGCATCGCGATCCATCAAGGGAAAATCCCTCTTTGGATGTATGCTTGTTCAATTCTCTGGAGCGCCCCTATATACGCAGCTGTGCGTAAATCGGTGTTGTATTTGTTCGCTATAGACTGCATGGTTTCATAGCTCTTCTTCATTTTCTTTTCGAGCTTTTCCATCACTTCCTCCAATGACCACAACTCACCGTTGCGGTTTTGTAGCCATTCGAAGTAACTCGCAATCACCCCACCTGAATTACAGTAGATATCTGGAATCACGGCAATTCCTCTACTTTCAAGGATCTCACTCCCGTCACTGTCTACTGGGCCGTTAGCCCCTTCAGCAACGAGAAGTGCCTTGATAGAATGTGCGTTCCCTGCGGTGATTTGATTTCCCATCGCGGCTGGGATGAGAATATCACAATCCAAACTGAAGAAATCAGCTTGAGGATATGGGGAAGCGCCAGGATAGCCAGCCACGCACTTATTATTCCTCTCTGTAAATTCAAACAGAGATTCTGGATCAATGCCATCGCTGTTATAGATTGATCCGCTGGCATCCTGTACGCCAACCAACACTGCGCCCTTCGCGCGCATAAAATGGGAAGCCCAGTACCCTACGTTACCGAAGCCTTGAAGGATGTATTTCTTGCCGGACAGCTCGTAATTATTGTGATTTGCCCATTCTTGAATTCCTACCACGACTCCAAAACCTGTGGCTCGATCTCTACCTTCAAGTCCACCAGCACCAACCGGCTTACCCGTAACCACATGAGAGTACTTGGTTCGCTCATTGGTAGATCGCGTGCTCATAAACGTATCGGCAATCCATGCCATGGTTTGCGGAGTAGTATTGACATCTGGTGCGGGGATGTCGTGTTCTGGGCCGATATTATCGCCAAGGGCAAAAGTGAACCTGCGCGTAATTCGTTCCAGTTCCGCATCCGAATACAGGTTAGGATCGATTTGAATTCCACCTTTCCCTCCACCGTATGGCAATCCAGCCAATGAAGTTTTCCAAGTCATCCAAGTAGCCAAAGCTCTAGCAGCGTCAATATCCACAGTTGGATGATATCGAAGTCCACCTTTATATGGGCCCAAGGCATTATTGTGCTGGACGCGATATCCGGTAAAAACCTGAACCGTACCATTGTCCAACTTCACTGGAAAGTGAACAACAATTTCAGTATTCGTGATACTGAGGATCTTTCGAACAGCTGGAGATAAGTTGATAATATCCGCTGCCTTGTTAAACTGATGTTGCACGTTCTCGTACATTCCCATCTTAGGTGATTCTTTTGTGATCATGATTTTCACTAGCTATAGTGTTCGCAATGAAAGGTTATAAAGTCATCTCTTCGCCACTCGCAACCTGCAGCCGAATCGCAGGTTGAACACAGACCGTGAAAGTGCTTATGGATTTGCGGGACGTTTTCCTCTATTGGTGCATTCAAATAGGTAGGAATAGAGACTTGATCATCGCTCAAGCGATACTCCTGACAGTGGACGACAACGACCCCATTTCGCAAAGTGCAAGACCTTTCAAAGTCGCAATTGTTGCACAAGCTCAAACTTGTTTTCATTTCCGCTGGGTTAAACATGCCCAGATGTAGTCAATAGGCATGCCCACTCAGAACGCTGAAAACCTATTTCGATTTACTGAATTGAAAATCAGAAGAATAACCTCAAAACAACATTGAATCGAGGAAAATCAAAGTGGGTAAAAAAGAACCAGCCGGGTAATTTATACCCGGCTGATCTAATGTGCGAAATGTATTTTAGCTCAACTTCTGCCGCAAGGTCTTTCGTGTTATACCAAGAATCTCGGCCGCTTTCGTCTTGTTATTATCTGTGGCTTCTAGCACTCTGAGGATGTGTTCTCTTTCCACCTCTTCCAAGGATCTAAGAGGGTGACGAGTTGGAGAAGGCGAAGACTGGCGAAAATGAGGAGGCAAATGATCGGGAAGGATGATACCGTCTGCGAGAATCACCAAGCGTTGAATGGTGTTTTCCAGCTCCCTTACATTACCCGGCCAACTGTACGTATTCAAGATGGGCCAAACAGCGTCATCCATTTGTGGTCGTTGCACGTCGAACTCCTTTGAGAATTTATTGAGAAAGAACTCAGCTAGAAGTCGGACATCATCTGTTCTATCTCTAAGTGGTGGTATGTGAAGGTTGATGACATTCAATCGGTAATACAAATCCTCTCGAAAAGTGCCTTTCTCCACCATACTGTAGAGGTCGCTATTGGTAGCTGCAACCACACGTACATCAATTTTCTGAGGTTTCTGCGAACCGATCATAGTCACCTCTTTTTCTTGAAGAACTCTCAGTAATCGTTGTTGAACGGCTTGAGAAGCATTGCCAATTTCATCGAGAAAAATAGTTCCACCTTCAGCCGCTTGAAAAAAGCCTGCCCTGTTGGATTCTGCTCCAGTGAAAGCCCCCTTGGTATAGCCAAACAGCTCAC contains these protein-coding regions:
- a CDS encoding NAD(P) transhydrogenase subunit alpha is translated as MFNSIGVIGGLGRDGRVPLTPSSVQELIRSLEIEVYFTSGSSLAAGYSDLEYEAVGAQVVSKQEVIRSADLILTTNEMDFVSELRPHQYVVGVFNFLYHKERLVPFIDRELTVYSLDLLPRTTIAQSMDVLSSMASLAGYKAVIKAANLYPSAFPMLTTAAGTIKPAQVLVLGAGVAGLQAIATAKRLGARVEAFDVRSSAKEEVESLGAQFIEVEGYAESSAHGGYAMEQSEAYKAKQQLLIKSRVEKADIVISTANIPGKKAPVLMDKSSMESMHPGSVIVDLASDQGGNCTESVDNQTVHHFGVTIVGSSALASEMVHASSTLLSNNYTSFLKHLHKNIDNPLDPLLSESRMVDKGVCTRPTINTESKS
- a CDS encoding Glu/Leu/Phe/Val family dehydrogenase, with product MITKESPKMGMYENVQHQFNKAADIINLSPAVRKILSITNTEIVVHFPVKLDNGTVQVFTGYRVQHNNALGPYKGGLRYHPTVDIDAARALATWMTWKTSLAGLPYGGGKGGIQIDPNLYSDAELERITRRFTFALGDNIGPEHDIPAPDVNTTPQTMAWIADTFMSTRSTNERTKYSHVVTGKPVGAGGLEGRDRATGFGVVVGIQEWANHNNYELSGKKYILQGFGNVGYWASHFMRAKGAVLVGVQDASGSIYNSDGIDPESLFEFTERNNKCVAGYPGASPYPQADFFSLDCDILIPAAMGNQITAGNAHSIKALLVAEGANGPVDSDGSEILESRGIAVIPDIYCNSGGVIASYFEWLQNRNGELWSLEEVMEKLEKKMKKSYETMQSIANKYNTDLRTAAYIGALQRIEQAYIQRGIFP
- a CDS encoding sigma-54-dependent transcriptional regulator — protein: MSSHILVVDDDRDFRELVTRQLEELGHIVYPVGNAVDALDMIKGNALDLLITDLQMPGVPGMQLVKYVSEKYPDIPVLVATGFPSVKGAVEAVQSGAVDYLVKPFTKDELSAAIGKSLANTPTPQVTPTIDKKQQVDQSQSSATFHGIIGNSEAIKRMIEMISRINNTNVTVLVNGESGTGKELVARAIHYSSHNAKSPFVAVNCGGIPENLLESELFGYTKGAFTGAESNRAGFFQAAEGGTIFLDEIGNASQAVQQRLLRVLQEKEVTMIGSQKPQKIDVRVVAATNSDLYSMVEKGTFREDLYYRLNVINLHIPPLRDRTDDVRLLAEFFLNKFSKEFDVQRPQMDDAVWPILNTYSWPGNVRELENTIQRLVILADGIILPDHLPPHFRQSSPSPTRHPLRSLEEVEREHILRVLEATDNNKTKAAEILGITRKTLRQKLS
- a CDS encoding NAD(P) transhydrogenase subunit alpha codes for the protein MEYFIEHIELFYFLILAVFLGVEVISNVPAVLHTPLMSGANAISGIVVIGAIHVLLSLPNENYVGLILAGIAVFVGTLNISGGFFVTSRMLLLFAKDKKQRS